Proteins co-encoded in one Christiangramia fulva genomic window:
- a CDS encoding ArsR/SmtB family transcription factor, which translates to MGVTKTDLFTDQQNEFARMAKALAHPARVAIIQHLLKASQCINGHLVDKLGLAQATISQHLKELKDAGLVQGTIEGVSVNYCIHPENWKKAGKLFVGLFEQYKEIPKSDCC; encoded by the coding sequence ATGGGAGTTACTAAAACAGACTTATTTACCGATCAACAGAACGAATTCGCCCGAATGGCGAAAGCCCTGGCCCACCCCGCAAGAGTAGCCATCATTCAGCATCTTCTCAAAGCCAGCCAGTGCATCAATGGGCATCTTGTTGACAAACTCGGCCTGGCACAGGCGACGATCAGTCAGCACCTGAAAGAATTAAAGGACGCCGGCCTGGTACAGGGCACGATCGAAGGGGTCTCGGTAAATTATTGTATTCATCCCGAAAACTGGAAAAAGGCCGGGAAGTTATTTGTCGGACTCTTTGAGCAGTATAAGGAAATTCCGAAGAGCGATTGCTGCTAA
- a CDS encoding L,D-transpeptidase, which translates to MAMRIDKFLYFLMAGIGFLLAGCNPNPKITDSMVDSSARVRNPIIKTEAKLYRPEIKYHLDSLESAAAIDSLFSSYSQDELENILALNRIDKNRLRIGQKLIIPDCAASNFNSYSPFPQYLPEIACVPKSVLIAQRIQAFALYENGYLLRWGPVSTGKGSTQTPSGLNYGNYKAKRKISTIDPSWIMPYYFNFMNKEGIGTHEYSLPGYPASHGCVRMRQADAKFIYDWAEMWQLEEGRIQKNGTPFIVFGKYDFSADKPWYDLASDMKANDLNDTEIDSLREYLNSYQNDPRNFPNPEPGESLLASSANDTISVN; encoded by the coding sequence ATGGCGATGCGCATCGATAAATTTTTGTACTTCTTAATGGCCGGAATTGGATTCTTACTGGCAGGTTGTAACCCAAATCCGAAGATCACAGATTCCATGGTGGATAGTTCCGCCAGGGTGCGTAACCCCATTATAAAAACTGAAGCAAAACTATATCGTCCCGAAATAAAATATCATTTGGATTCTTTAGAAAGTGCCGCGGCAATAGACAGCCTTTTCAGTTCCTATTCTCAGGATGAATTAGAGAACATTCTTGCTCTCAATCGTATTGATAAAAACCGGCTGAGAATAGGTCAAAAACTGATAATTCCCGATTGCGCGGCATCTAATTTCAATAGTTACAGCCCATTTCCACAATATTTGCCGGAAATTGCGTGTGTACCAAAAAGTGTACTTATAGCACAGCGAATCCAGGCTTTCGCATTGTACGAGAATGGATATCTTCTTAGGTGGGGACCCGTGAGTACCGGCAAAGGATCCACTCAAACTCCCAGCGGCCTGAATTATGGGAATTATAAGGCAAAGCGTAAGATCAGTACCATAGATCCTTCCTGGATCATGCCTTATTATTTCAATTTTATGAATAAGGAAGGTATTGGCACCCATGAATATTCTCTTCCCGGCTATCCGGCCAGTCACGGTTGCGTGAGGATGAGACAGGCCGATGCAAAATTCATTTATGACTGGGCAGAAATGTGGCAGCTTGAAGAAGGCAGAATTCAAAAGAATGGGACCCCATTTATAGTATTTGGAAAATATGATTTTTCAGCCGATAAACCCTGGTATGATCTTGCCAGTGATATGAAAGCTAATGATCTGAATGATACCGAGATCGATTCCCTTCGGGAATATCTCAACAGCTATCAGAATGATCCGCGAAATTTTCCAAATCCTGAACCGGGCGAAAGCCTGTTGGCAAGTTCAGCAAATGATACTATTTCTGTAAATTAG
- a CDS encoding NADP-dependent glyceraldehyde-3-phosphate dehydrogenase: MKIPAEFQIKELLHQQTYLSNGELIKWEGKTDEVFSTISSSEDYKPTKLGTVPHMDKETALEVLKSACDAYAKGQGDWPTMKVADRIACMEAFVSKMKEQRELVVKYIMWEIGKSLPDSRKEFDRTVEYIIDTIEDYKQLDHDSAKFHKKEGVYAHIRRGPLGVVLCLGPYNYPLNETFALLIPALMMGNTVVFKPAKHGVLLLSPLLEAFRSSFPKGVVNVIYGRGREVAAPIMQTGRIDVLALIGNSKSAIALQDQHPYKNRLRLVLGLEAKNPGIILPDADLDLTVEECISGTLSFNGQRCTALKMLYVHDDIREEFLKRFAKRVDELKFGNPWEDGVMLTPLPEPGKPAYIQELIDDAKFKGAQIINERGGETTDNYIFPAVLFPVTDDMRVYEEEQFGPVIPVKPFNSIEDLLDEIADSNYGQQVSLFGNDIKELAPLIDTLVNLVCRVNLNSSCQRGPDVFPFTGRKDSAVGTLSVHDALRSFSIRTFVASKDKAYNNEILRKLLDSKSSNFVSTDYIL, encoded by the coding sequence TAAAGGAGTTATTGCATCAGCAAACCTATCTTTCTAATGGTGAGCTTATCAAATGGGAAGGAAAAACCGATGAGGTTTTTTCCACGATCTCTTCTTCTGAAGATTATAAACCTACCAAACTGGGAACGGTTCCGCACATGGATAAGGAAACCGCGCTGGAAGTCCTGAAGTCCGCCTGTGATGCCTATGCCAAAGGTCAGGGCGACTGGCCAACCATGAAAGTAGCCGACAGGATTGCGTGTATGGAAGCTTTTGTTTCTAAAATGAAGGAACAACGGGAGCTGGTCGTGAAATATATCATGTGGGAAATTGGCAAATCTTTACCCGATTCCCGCAAGGAATTTGACCGAACGGTTGAATATATAATCGATACCATTGAAGATTACAAGCAATTGGATCACGACAGCGCGAAATTTCATAAAAAGGAAGGGGTTTATGCCCATATTCGCCGTGGACCACTTGGAGTGGTGTTGTGTCTTGGCCCATACAACTATCCGCTGAATGAAACTTTTGCTTTGCTGATACCGGCGCTGATGATGGGAAATACCGTGGTTTTTAAACCCGCCAAACACGGGGTTCTTTTACTGTCTCCCTTGCTGGAGGCTTTCCGAAGTTCTTTTCCAAAAGGAGTGGTGAATGTGATCTACGGAAGAGGTAGAGAGGTGGCCGCACCAATTATGCAAACCGGCAGGATAGATGTGCTGGCACTTATTGGAAACAGTAAATCGGCGATAGCATTACAGGATCAGCATCCCTATAAAAACAGATTGCGTCTTGTTCTCGGCCTGGAGGCTAAGAATCCGGGGATCATTTTACCCGATGCCGACCTTGATCTCACTGTAGAGGAATGTATCTCGGGAACCCTTTCTTTCAATGGCCAGCGATGTACGGCGCTAAAAATGCTATATGTACATGATGATATCAGGGAAGAATTTTTGAAGCGTTTTGCCAAACGCGTAGATGAATTAAAATTCGGAAATCCCTGGGAAGACGGAGTAATGCTTACTCCGCTTCCCGAACCCGGAAAACCTGCCTATATCCAAGAACTTATAGATGACGCTAAATTTAAAGGTGCCCAGATCATTAATGAACGGGGAGGAGAAACTACCGATAATTATATTTTTCCCGCTGTTCTGTTCCCGGTTACCGATGATATGCGGGTTTATGAGGAAGAACAGTTTGGTCCGGTAATTCCTGTAAAGCCTTTTAATTCTATTGAAGACCTGCTCGATGAAATTGCCGATTCAAATTATGGTCAGCAGGTAAGCCTTTTCGGAAACGATATCAAAGAACTTGCTCCACTTATCGATACGCTGGTGAACCTGGTTTGTAGGGTAAACCTTAACAGCTCCTGTCAGCGGGGTCCCGATGTTTTTCCTTTTACCGGAAGGAAAGATTCTGCCGTGGGAACTTTAAGCGTACATGACGCGCTTCGTTCTTTCTCGATTCGGACTTTTGTGGCAAGCAAGGATAAAGCCTATAATAATGAGATCCTTCGGAAACTTCTCGATAGCAAAAGCTCCAATTTTGTGAGTACTGATTATATTCTTTAG
- a CDS encoding SanA/YdcF family protein, which produces MKRLKKFILSFVIGLVLVIFAVLAVETIFVRQTAPLIYNDITEVPSANTVIILGASVHANGRLSPILKDRVDTAIRLYEAGKVKNFLVTGDHRSDDYNEVAAMVNYLEERGIPGSDITADHAGLDTYDSMYRAGKLFGVKNAIVVTQRFHLPRALYIASHLGLNYNGFVANQHAYTTDNRLKQREKLANFKALWEVAIHKEPTTLAPRLQKDENE; this is translated from the coding sequence ATGAAAAGGCTAAAAAAATTTATCCTCTCTTTTGTAATAGGTCTGGTGCTGGTTATTTTCGCTGTTCTCGCGGTGGAAACGATTTTTGTGCGGCAGACGGCTCCTTTGATTTACAATGATATAACGGAAGTTCCTTCAGCTAATACAGTGATAATTTTGGGGGCCAGTGTTCACGCCAATGGCCGACTTTCTCCTATTCTTAAGGATCGGGTAGATACTGCGATCAGACTCTACGAAGCAGGAAAAGTAAAAAATTTCCTGGTCACCGGGGACCATCGCAGCGACGATTACAATGAGGTAGCAGCCATGGTGAATTATCTTGAAGAAAGGGGTATTCCCGGCAGCGATATCACTGCCGATCATGCCGGTTTAGATACCTATGACAGCATGTACCGGGCAGGTAAACTCTTTGGAGTAAAAAATGCCATTGTAGTGACTCAACGATTTCACCTTCCCAGAGCGCTTTACATAGCTTCTCATCTTGGTCTTAATTATAATGGCTTTGTGGCCAACCAACATGCTTATACCACCGATAACCGCCTGAAGCAACGAGAAAAACTCGCTAATTTTAAAGCCCTCTGGGAGGTAGCCATTCATAAAGAACCAACTACCTTAGCTCCAAGGCTCCAGAAAGATGAAAATGAATAA
- a CDS encoding phage holin family protein, translating into MLQWIAHILVDAIVLLIMARLLSSVELKGFKSAVIVAFIIGILSFLLSWLLTAILNFATLGIFYFLGIGFVTRVIAYAIIIEIADKISSDFKIHGFWSSVWLAIIMSIFSGLVDAILFQSATL; encoded by the coding sequence ATGTTACAATGGATTGCCCACATACTGGTAGACGCCATAGTGCTTCTAATTATGGCCAGGCTTCTCTCCAGCGTTGAACTTAAAGGCTTCAAATCGGCTGTTATAGTGGCTTTTATTATAGGAATTCTCAGCTTTTTATTAAGCTGGCTCCTTACCGCTATCCTAAATTTTGCTACCCTCGGAATATTTTACTTTTTAGGAATTGGTTTTGTTACTCGTGTGATCGCCTATGCCATTATTATTGAAATCGCAGATAAAATAAGTTCCGATTTTAAAATCCACGGGTTCTGGTCTTCGGTATGGCTGGCGATAATCATGAGTATCTTCAGCGGTCTCGTAGATGCCATTCTTTTCCAGAGTGCTACTTTGTAA
- a CDS encoding NAD(P)H-dependent oxidoreductase, with protein MSNLRALKWRYATKKFDRDKMLPAEKLDVLKHTFNLTATSYGLQPLKMIVISNKAIQKKLKDFSFGQKQIDTASHVLVICIEKEVGEQFIKDYFNRVKHVRETPEEILGPFQDFLVNDFKAKAKEEIEAWAVNQAYLALGTLLTVCATEEIDACPMEGFEPEKYDEFLKLDEKNLQSVLVLPVGYRAKDDMFSSMKKVRRPLEEVIIEID; from the coding sequence ATGAGCAATCTTAGAGCTTTAAAATGGCGTTATGCAACTAAAAAATTCGATCGGGATAAAATGCTACCTGCTGAAAAGCTGGATGTTTTAAAACATACTTTCAACCTTACAGCCACTTCTTATGGCTTGCAGCCCCTTAAAATGATTGTTATTTCCAATAAAGCGATCCAAAAGAAATTGAAGGATTTTTCTTTTGGCCAAAAACAGATAGATACCGCTTCTCATGTGCTGGTGATTTGTATTGAAAAGGAAGTAGGCGAGCAGTTCATCAAAGATTATTTCAATCGCGTAAAACATGTGAGGGAGACTCCCGAAGAAATTCTGGGACCTTTTCAGGATTTTCTGGTAAATGATTTTAAGGCAAAGGCCAAGGAAGAGATCGAAGCCTGGGCGGTGAATCAGGCTTATCTGGCACTGGGAACCCTGCTAACCGTTTGCGCTACCGAAGAGATAGATGCATGCCCAATGGAAGGTTTTGAACCGGAGAAATATGACGAGTTTTTAAAACTTGATGAGAAAAATCTCCAATCGGTATTAGTGCTCCCCGTGGGTTACAGGGCTAAAGACGATATGTTCTCCAGCATGAAAAAAGTACGAAGGCCTTTGGAAGAAGTTATTATTGAAATTGATTAA
- the dcp gene encoding peptidyl-dipeptidase Dcp: MKRIILAPAIALALIVGACNDGEKQEAKKTASNENNPLLQASELPYGTANFDAIEDSDFQPAMEKGMEEQMEEIEKIANNPEPATFENTLVAMEKSGQTLNRVSGIFNLLASANTNPTLQEIQEEEAPKLAAHQDKIFLNDKLFQRVKSLYEKLDSLQLDKESKRLVEYYYQRFQLAGANLNEDDKTALKKLNEEEAKLSAQFTNRLLAATKESAFLVDDLTKLAGLPENEVQAARENAEDNGYKQKFLLTLQNTTQQPALQSLKNRETRKALFENSWNRAEHGDSTDTRKIVARLAEIRADQAKLLGFKNFAEWKLQNQMAKNPENVKEFLSKLVPAARKKVKAEAEEIRKMISKEGENFELQPWDWNYYSEKVRKAKYDLDESQVKPYFELDNVVKNGVFYAAHELYGISFKERTDLPVYQEDVKVYEVFDADSSSIGLFYTDYFKRDNKSGGAWMDNIVGQSKLLDTKPVVYNVTNFTKPAPGQPALISFDDVSTLFHEFGHALHGLFASQQYPSLSGTNTARDFVEFPSQFNEHWATYPKVFKNYAKHYKTGELMPQELVDKIKKSSTFNQGYSLTELLAAASLDMQWHTIAASDSIKNVDEFEKEALKRTNLALEVVPPRYRSSYFLHIWGNGYAAGYYAYLWTEMLNDDAYTWFEEHGGLTRENGDRFRKMILSKGNTEDYAEMFLNFRGHEPDITPMLTNRGLIKI, encoded by the coding sequence ATGAAACGAATAATTTTAGCTCCGGCCATTGCGCTGGCACTTATCGTTGGTGCCTGCAATGATGGGGAGAAACAGGAGGCAAAAAAGACTGCTTCCAATGAAAACAATCCGCTTTTGCAAGCCAGTGAACTTCCTTATGGCACCGCCAATTTTGACGCAATTGAAGACAGCGATTTCCAGCCTGCCATGGAAAAAGGAATGGAAGAACAAATGGAAGAAATTGAAAAAATCGCTAATAATCCGGAACCGGCGACTTTTGAAAATACCCTGGTGGCAATGGAAAAAAGTGGCCAGACCCTTAATCGGGTTTCCGGAATCTTCAATTTACTGGCCAGTGCCAATACCAATCCAACTCTTCAGGAAATACAGGAAGAAGAAGCTCCAAAACTCGCTGCCCACCAGGATAAGATCTTTTTGAATGACAAATTATTTCAAAGGGTAAAAAGTCTTTATGAGAAACTTGACAGCCTTCAACTGGATAAAGAATCCAAGCGCCTGGTTGAATATTATTATCAGCGTTTTCAGCTTGCAGGGGCAAATCTCAACGAAGACGATAAAACAGCGCTTAAAAAGTTGAATGAGGAAGAAGCGAAATTAAGTGCGCAATTCACCAACCGCTTACTGGCAGCGACTAAAGAAAGTGCTTTTCTGGTAGATGACCTGACAAAACTCGCAGGACTTCCTGAAAATGAAGTACAGGCCGCAAGAGAAAATGCTGAAGACAATGGCTATAAGCAGAAATTTCTATTAACGCTACAAAATACCACCCAGCAACCCGCCCTTCAATCCCTTAAAAACAGGGAAACCCGAAAGGCTCTTTTTGAAAATTCATGGAATCGTGCCGAACATGGTGACAGCACAGACACGCGTAAAATTGTTGCCAGACTTGCAGAAATTAGGGCCGACCAGGCAAAATTATTAGGTTTCAAAAACTTTGCGGAATGGAAACTTCAGAATCAAATGGCCAAAAATCCTGAAAATGTAAAGGAATTTTTGAGTAAACTCGTTCCTGCCGCAAGAAAAAAAGTGAAAGCCGAAGCCGAAGAAATTCGTAAGATGATCAGTAAGGAAGGGGAAAATTTTGAATTGCAACCCTGGGACTGGAACTATTATTCTGAAAAAGTGCGCAAAGCAAAATATGATCTCGACGAAAGCCAGGTAAAACCTTATTTCGAACTGGATAATGTGGTTAAAAATGGCGTTTTCTATGCTGCTCATGAACTATACGGAATTAGTTTTAAAGAACGTACCGACCTTCCGGTATATCAGGAAGATGTAAAAGTCTATGAGGTTTTTGATGCCGACAGTTCTTCCATCGGACTTTTTTACACCGATTATTTTAAAAGAGATAATAAATCGGGTGGTGCCTGGATGGACAATATCGTTGGTCAGTCAAAATTACTCGATACCAAACCGGTGGTTTACAATGTTACCAATTTTACCAAGCCCGCACCGGGGCAGCCCGCATTGATCAGTTTTGATGACGTTTCCACTTTGTTCCATGAATTTGGACATGCTTTACACGGCCTTTTTGCCAGTCAGCAATATCCTTCTCTTTCCGGGACCAACACTGCACGAGATTTTGTAGAGTTCCCTTCACAGTTCAATGAGCATTGGGCCACATATCCGAAGGTTTTCAAGAATTACGCGAAACATTACAAAACCGGCGAGCTCATGCCGCAGGAACTAGTTGATAAGATTAAGAAATCTTCCACTTTTAACCAGGGATATTCCCTAACCGAACTATTGGCTGCAGCTTCACTTGATATGCAATGGCATACCATTGCCGCTTCAGATTCTATTAAAAATGTAGATGAATTTGAAAAAGAAGCGCTGAAAAGAACCAATTTAGCACTGGAAGTTGTTCCACCACGTTACCGCTCCAGCTATTTCCTTCATATATGGGGAAATGGTTATGCCGCGGGATATTACGCTTATTTATGGACAGAAATGCTGAATGATGATGCCTATACCTGGTTCGAGGAACACGGCGGACTTACTCGCGAAAACGGGGACCGCTTCAGAAAAATGATCCTTTCAAAAGGAAACACCGAAGATTACGCCGAAATGTTCCTCAATTTCAGGGGTCATGAACCTGATATCACTCCAATGCTTACAAACAGGGGATTGATCAAGATCTAA
- a CDS encoding DUF6428 family protein, with the protein MKLSEFSSYLQKLDEILFQLPDGSLVPKHFHITEIGKIQKDFIDCGGSLRHENKISFQLFSAGDHHHRLRPKKLTHIIELAQEKLQLPDAEIEVEYQGESILKYQLHFDGRRFLLVHTQTDCLAKDKCGIPTEKPRVKLSQLGATTCCIPNGNCC; encoded by the coding sequence ATGAAATTATCAGAATTTAGCTCTTACCTTCAGAAACTTGATGAAATTCTCTTTCAGTTGCCCGATGGCAGCCTGGTACCGAAACATTTTCATATAACAGAAATAGGAAAAATTCAGAAGGATTTTATTGACTGTGGAGGCAGCCTTCGCCATGAAAATAAGATCTCCTTTCAGCTGTTTTCAGCCGGAGATCATCATCACCGCCTGCGCCCAAAAAAACTTACTCACATCATTGAACTTGCTCAGGAAAAGCTGCAGTTACCCGATGCCGAGATCGAAGTAGAATATCAGGGTGAAAGTATCCTGAAGTATCAACTGCATTTTGACGGCCGCCGGTTTCTGCTGGTCCATACCCAAACCGACTGCCTGGCAAAGGACAAATGTGGTATTCCCACTGAAAAACCACGGGTAAAATTGTCTCAATTAGGCGCAACTACCTGTTGTATACCTAATGGAAACTGTTGCTAA
- a CDS encoding low molecular weight phosphatase family protein: protein MSTSQSLFPQLENIIKNLQPANIPAERKEILRPLIDFISLKVENKQEVRLNFICTHNSRRSHFSQVWAQSLAFYFGIKSVVCYSGGTESTALFPTVAEILRNSGFIVYKISEAKNPVYAVKYAENEHPVIGFSKKFDDPFNPQSGFAAVMTCSGAESECPFIRGAQERIPMSFEDPKAFDHTSRQAEKYQETNLQIATELYYVFSKIGSGEN, encoded by the coding sequence ATGAGTACCAGCCAATCTCTTTTTCCGCAGTTGGAAAATATTATTAAGAATCTGCAACCGGCAAACATTCCTGCTGAACGCAAAGAAATTTTACGACCACTTATAGATTTTATCAGCTTAAAAGTTGAAAATAAGCAAGAAGTGCGTCTTAATTTCATTTGCACTCACAATTCGAGAAGAAGTCATTTTTCTCAGGTATGGGCGCAAAGCCTTGCTTTTTATTTCGGAATAAAAAGCGTTGTTTGTTATTCGGGAGGCACTGAAAGCACCGCTCTTTTTCCGACGGTTGCCGAAATTTTAAGAAATTCAGGGTTTATAGTGTACAAGATATCAGAAGCAAAGAATCCTGTTTACGCGGTGAAATATGCCGAAAATGAGCATCCCGTCATAGGATTTTCCAAGAAATTCGACGATCCTTTTAATCCGCAATCTGGATTTGCCGCGGTGATGACCTGCTCTGGGGCAGAAAGCGAATGCCCTTTTATTCGGGGTGCTCAGGAAAGAATACCCATGTCTTTCGAAGACCCCAAAGCTTTTGATCATACTTCACGGCAGGCCGAAAAATACCAGGAAACGAATCTGCAGATAGCCACTGAATTATATTATGTATTTTCCAAAATCGGCTCTGGTGAAAACTAG
- a CDS encoding HAD family hydrolase, whose amino-acid sequence MIKLIVTDMDGTLLNDKHQLPPGFWEAEKKLTDNGILFSIASGRQFYNLEMTVERIKDRTMFFAENGTYVYHKGKELYVNPLEREAAMGFIKMGRKLEHTNLVLCGKESAYVESDDKEFIAEVSQFYERLKIVKDLTNVNDTILKVTLCNFNGVEDNTYPHFVNYTDRYKVAVAAKVYIDITALDANKGNAIKGVQQELGISPDETLVFGDYLNDLEMMKVATHSYAMKNAHRDIKDVSKHITEFDNNENGVLKTIEALGLLDG is encoded by the coding sequence ATGATCAAGCTGATTGTGACCGATATGGACGGCACTCTTTTAAACGATAAGCATCAACTGCCTCCCGGCTTTTGGGAAGCAGAGAAAAAACTTACCGATAACGGCATTCTTTTTTCTATCGCCAGTGGCCGACAGTTTTACAATCTCGAGATGACTGTAGAAAGGATAAAAGATCGTACGATGTTCTTTGCAGAAAATGGGACCTATGTTTATCATAAAGGAAAAGAGCTTTATGTGAATCCGCTGGAACGAGAAGCGGCCATGGGTTTTATCAAAATGGGACGAAAACTGGAGCATACCAACCTGGTTTTATGCGGAAAGGAATCGGCTTATGTGGAAAGCGATGATAAGGAATTTATAGCTGAGGTTTCGCAATTTTATGAAAGACTTAAAATTGTTAAGGATCTTACCAATGTTAACGACACTATTTTGAAGGTGACCTTGTGCAATTTTAATGGAGTGGAAGATAATACCTATCCGCATTTTGTGAATTATACCGACAGGTACAAAGTTGCGGTGGCGGCAAAAGTCTATATTGATATTACCGCGCTTGATGCCAATAAAGGAAACGCCATTAAAGGCGTGCAGCAGGAACTGGGAATTTCTCCCGATGAAACCCTCGTATTTGGCGATTATTTGAATGATCTTGAAATGATGAAGGTCGCCACCCACAGTTACGCGATGAAAAATGCACACCGCGACATCAAAGACGTGAGCAAACATATTACCGAGTTCGATAATAACGAGAACGGTGTGCTCAAAACTATTGAAGCTTTAGGTCTGCTGGACGGTTAA
- a CDS encoding Gfo/Idh/MocA family protein has translation MDNRRTFLKKSGLFLTASLLPFPYYKFRRSSEKLGVALLGLGNYSTGLLAPALQQTENCELRGIITGSPEKIPLWQKKYGIKDRNVYNYENMHQLANNEEIDVVYVVTPNSLHPKYAVIAANAGKHIWCEKPMARTSRGCREIIEACNKNNRKLSIGYRMQHEKNTKQIMEWAKTKPYGSIQKLTADAGFYGGSNLTPWRLEKEMGGGAIYDMGVYCINGARYSTNLEPVALSATQSTTRPNMFDEVDETTKFTLEFPNGITAHCKTSFGENINRLEVTCENGWYYLDPMQSYSGVQGKTSDGKILRPMQKMQQAVQMDDDALAILNGKPVMVPSEEGLKDVIIVEKINESAAKGGKRMLL, from the coding sequence ATGGATAATAGAAGGACATTTTTAAAGAAATCGGGGCTTTTCCTTACAGCCTCCCTCCTGCCCTTTCCGTATTACAAATTCAGAAGATCTTCAGAAAAACTCGGAGTGGCCTTGCTCGGACTTGGAAATTACAGTACCGGCCTCCTCGCGCCGGCACTTCAGCAAACTGAAAATTGTGAATTAAGAGGGATCATAACGGGCAGCCCTGAGAAAATTCCTCTCTGGCAGAAGAAATATGGCATCAAAGACCGCAATGTGTATAATTATGAAAATATGCACCAGCTTGCCAATAATGAGGAAATTGACGTCGTCTACGTGGTGACTCCAAATAGTCTGCATCCCAAATATGCCGTCATCGCTGCAAACGCCGGCAAACATATTTGGTGTGAAAAACCCATGGCACGCACTTCCAGAGGTTGCCGCGAGATCATCGAGGCCTGTAATAAGAACAATAGGAAGCTTTCCATAGGCTATCGTATGCAGCACGAGAAGAATACAAAACAAATTATGGAATGGGCGAAAACCAAACCCTATGGTTCCATTCAAAAACTCACGGCCGATGCAGGTTTTTATGGTGGCAGCAATCTCACACCCTGGCGTCTTGAAAAAGAAATGGGAGGTGGCGCGATCTATGATATGGGCGTATACTGCATCAACGGCGCTCGCTATTCCACAAACCTGGAACCCGTCGCTTTGTCGGCTACACAGTCTACCACCCGTCCAAATATGTTTGATGAAGTTGATGAAACTACCAAATTTACACTGGAATTTCCGAACGGTATTACTGCCCATTGTAAGACAAGTTTCGGAGAAAACATTAACAGGCTAGAAGTGACCTGCGAAAACGGCTGGTATTATCTCGATCCCATGCAATCGTATTCCGGAGTACAGGGGAAAACCAGCGACGGAAAAATATTAAGGCCCATGCAAAAGATGCAGCAGGCGGTTCAGATGGATGATGATGCCCTGGCGATCCTCAATGGCAAACCAGTAATGGTTCCCAGTGAAGAAGGTCTTAAAGATGTGATCATCGTTGAAAAAATAAATGAATCAGCCGCGAAAGGAGGAAAAAGAATGCTTTTATAA